From Scatophagus argus isolate fScaArg1 chromosome 2, fScaArg1.pri, whole genome shotgun sequence:
tgttttgactgagagaccTTCAGCGTCAGGAAATAGCATACTGTGATTTTAAATACGTGGttactgacatttttgacaCTCCAGTTAGTTTGTAGTTAGTAAATTGCGTCATCATTTTCTTGCCCTGCATTGACCTTAAATACAGAATGCAGTATGAagtgtaaatacagtataatattCTTTTCTTGACAACCAGACTCACTCTtctaaaaaaacattttctcatgtgCAGAAGCTTTTGACCAGAgagataataaaagaaataataatcagTTGAGTGTATGTTAGCGACACAAAGTCTGTGCACATGGGTGTTTGTTTAATATTAACTCGAAATATCAAAGGTCTCATCAATCAACACTGGTCACATTAAGGTCAAAGGTATCATGGTATCATTGTGTATTTGCATAAAGTGACTACATGTACTCCAGTAAAATCTTAGTGAGGAGAGATTTAGCAAATTTACATCAAAGATAGACAGATTTAAAGCAGTGTGAAAACTGTATTCACATATGATTcgacttttaattttaaatacacagagctgtacacagttgtgttttgagtaaattaaaaaaacgtattttagattttcatttcattagcTTTGAATGCTTTGTGCTCAAATACCGCAGCTCTGCACTGAATgcttttttattgcttttattgttaATGTGCTTAAAGCTATGACCAACACCCTTTGCAAACAGAGTTACAGGTATAACAGGATCTCAGCCATTCTATGAGAAAAGTATTTAAAGCCGCTGTTAACTGTGTCCAGCACAGCTCTGTTCAGGTTTGGCATTAGCAGTTGGCATTGTCCAATCAGCTGCACCTCTGGATGCTGCCTTGAGAAGATTTGAGCTTTAAACTGCCACATCAGCATTCGGACAGTTGATGAGATAAGACGGTGTGAGGTTTAAAAGGAGTGTCAGACTTTGAGTAAAACACTCCTTGCTGCAGAGTCGTCCAGTTCACCCTCACAGTCACCATGACATTCAACGGCACCTGGAAAGTTGAACGCAATGACAACTATGAGAAATTCATGGAACAAATGGGTGAGTGATGTCAGACTGCTGTTAAAATGCCAAAGACTGTgtggcatttttgttttgttttttgttttttttttggacatgtGGAATTTGATGCATTCGTAGAAAAGAGAGTCTACTGTAATCACAACCTGATGGGGCAGTTGATAAAGTGCAGCTTGTCGGTATATTAATGAAGACAGTTTTTAAGTCAAATCCCAGTaaggcaggaaatgaaataattatgcaaacattttatttggttaatttatttttaaatgtttgctgACAAAATTTAAGTATTAAAGTAATTTACCTCAGTCTTTAAAGTGGCTGAACTAAGTATTGGAGCTAAGGTCTTGCAAAGACTTGGTAGCACATAGATCCACTGAACATGCttgtgatttttgcttttgtgccTACTTACCCTAATCTGCAAGTAAACAAACTAAGGAACTACCCATACACAAAAAGTGGCTAAATCCTTACAAACGTCCTCTTAATGTTCTACTGACTATATTCTACCTGTCTGTTGATAGGAATTAACATGGTGAAGAGGAAGCTGGCTGCTCACGACAACCTCAAGATAACCCTCCAACAGAATGGAGACTCGTTTCATGTCAAGGAGAGCAGCAGTTTCCGCACACTGGAAATAGACTTCACCCTGGGGGTCACCTTTGAATACAGCCTCGCAGATGGAACAGAACTATCAGTAAGCAAAAGCGGCCTCTAGTGGGGCACATTTGTGTTTCGTCTATTACACCTATTACACATCATTTAATTGTAAACACTTGGACTTTGAACCTTTGACCTGCAGGAAATAATTGTTTGCAAAATGCTTGACTTATTATTTTACCGTGCTCGCCTTGTGCAAGGCTGATTTCAACTCGCTGCCATAAAACTGTGAACCAGACCTTTGCACTTCTGcaaaact
This genomic window contains:
- the fabp2 gene encoding fatty acid-binding protein, intestinal codes for the protein MTFNGTWKVERNDNYEKFMEQMGINMVKRKLAAHDNLKITLQQNGDSFHVKESSSFRTLEIDFTLGVTFEYSLADGTELSGSWTLEGDMLKGTFTRKDNGKQLLTTRIVQGDELIQSYSYEGVDAKRIFKRA